TCGTGATGAGTCAGGAGAATATGTTTTATATCATCTGGTTTTATATCCAAACCCTGTAATTCATTTAAAATACCTTTACCCTGACCAGGACGTCCAGTATCTATTAAAATAGTTTCCTCACCCTGTATTAAATATGCATAATTTCCTTTAGTTGAATCCAAAGCATATACACCATCAGTTACTTTCATAACTATTCCTCCAGTTATTAAGTTTTAATCATGAGTTTATCTCACAAGTTCAATTCCAGTTCCAATTTAGTAGTAATATTCTTTATTAAAGCTATGCCAGTATCATGGCCAGTCCCATTACCAGACTGATGGTCAGTATCACCGGTACGTAGATCTTCTCAAAGGTCTGTGGGTTGATTTTTTTGAGTAATTTTGGTCCGATAAATGCTCCTACTGCTGCTCCTCCAGCCAGGAGAATAATCAGGGTAATATCCAATCTTCCCAGGAGGAAATAACCACCGATACCAGTGAGGGAGTTGAAGATGAGTACAAAGACGGTGGTACCCACCACAGTCATGGCGGGTAATCCTAAACTGTATAGGCCAGCGCTGACTGGTGGTGTTCCACTTATACCGAAAATTCCGGCCAGTAATCCAGATGCAACTCCAAATAATGAAGCAAGAAACTGCCGGGGTCTGGTTAAAACTACGGGGTCATTTTTGGAACTGGTCTCTTTTTTCACTTCCTCCTCCTGATTTTTATGTCGTTTGATGAAACTTCTTAACATAGGAATCATCATCAAAAGCATAAACACCCCTAAAAATCTTCTTAACATGTCCGAGGGTATCAAGTTAGCCAGGTAGGCTCCGATGAGTGTGCCTGCAACTCCACCTGCTCCCAGTATAATCCCAATTCGCAGGTCAACGTTACCTTCACGGTAGTGGCTGAAGGCCCCTACTGCAGTGGTGGGTAGTACTGATGCCAGTGAAGTGGCCACTGCCACCTGAGTGGGTATTCCAAATACCAGAGTTAAAACCGGTACGTACAGTCCACCTCCTCCACCACCCAGGGTTGAAACCAGAAGTCCGATTAAAAATCCAAAGATGGGAATGAAAATTTGACTAAAATCAATCATTCCCTTAAACCTCTCCAGTTATCTCTTCTATTCTGGAATGAAAATCACCGGTATAAAGGCCCCCATGGTAGGTTATCACGTATTCCACATCAAGATCTTCGAATTTTTTAAGGGATTTAACAGCTTGTTTAAACTCTTCATCATTTAAAATCTGTGGATTAGGCCCGGTTAGCTGGCCGTCAGCGATGTTCATTGCATCACCGGCGATGAGGGTATTACCTGCTTCACAGTAGAGGCATATGTGTCCCGGTGTATGGCCTGGTGTGTGTATTACTGTGATTCCGCCACAGCAATCCAGTTTTTCCCCATCACTCAGGGTTCGGTTAACTTCGGCATTGGTAGTGGAGAATATTTCCAGTACTTTTTCCTTCTCATCAGGGTTTAAATGGTTTATACGCTCCATGAACCTGGAATTCAATCTCACCAGTTTCTTTTCACCCTGTATATATGGTTTGTCCAGCGGATGGGAGAGAACTTCCACACCCGGTAATTCATTGATGATTTCTTTTACACCACCAATGTGGTCAATGTCCTGGTGGGTGATTATGATTTTATCCAGTTTTTCGAAGGGAACACCGGCTTTTTTCATGGAATTTTTTATGTTTTCAAGGCTTCCAGGTCCACCGGCATCAACCAGTATCACTGTATCCTCATCCCATAGTAAAGTAGGGTAAACAACGGTTTCTGGCCCGGTGAGTTTCATTGATAACTCTAAAATTTCTATTCCTGGTGCAATATTCACAGTTACACATCCTAAAAATTTTAATGAATTGAATCATTTAATTTATTCAATTTCAAGGTCATCCAATATTTTAAGGGCGTATTCCCTCATTAATTCCTCTTTTAAAAGCACCAGTTTTTCATTTTTTTCTTTACCAAAGACTACCAGGTTATCACCTGGTTTTATATTAAATTTATCCCTGGCTTCTTTAGGAATAACGATCTGTCCACGTTCCCCAACTTTAACCTTTCCAAAAAGATGATTATCCATATAACTTCCCATAAATACATTCCTCCATCATTTTTTTACAAATCCAGTAGAAATTAAATATAAATTTTCGTACAATTCATATTCAAACATGTATTTCATACAATTCATATTTATGTTTTACTGAGGATATACTAAACTAAAAAAGATATTATAAATGAAGAAGAAAAAAATGATATAATAAACACTCATAAATCAATAGAAATGCATAAACTCATTAAAACGGATTTAAAAAGGCAGATATTCCTGTGAAAGTAAACTTGAACTATAATAACTGGATTTGTACATTCAAATCATTACTTTCAGCATATGATTTGATTTACATTTAATGATGAAACTACTTTTTAGAGGTACTTATACTTAAGGCATTTTTAAATAATCATTTATTTGCCTTACCATCTCTACAGAAATATCGTCCGGGTAAAGAGTCTTTCAGTGTATATTCTTTCCAGACATAACATTCATTACATTTACAGACCTTTTTTGTATCAATATCCTTACAAATAGCTTTCCCAGTGCTGCAATAAACTCCGGGAACACGTTCAGCATCCATCCGCATGGGACTGTCCAGATCTTGCTGGGTTATCAGTAACATGATTTTTTGTTTATCTTTAACACATTGGCTTTCTATTTGTACAGCACACTTACCACAAAGGCATTGGTTGATGTTTTCCATTGAAAATTCAATTCTCCCCATATTATCCCCCTCTCCACATTGGTTACTCCTGAAGAATTTTTAAAAAGAGTGAGCTCCTTCAGCTGTAATATTTTCCTCCGTTTAAGTTTTATCTATCTATATATTCTCATTAAAACCTCTTAAATATAATCTGCATCAATCGGTTTGAATTAGTTTGGATGTTTTTTATTTAACCAGACAAATTATATGATTTAAAATAGTAAATAATTATAATGGATTATATTAAGACATCTATAGATTTATAGACATACACTTCAAGTGTAAAACAGTTCATAAAAGGGGAACAGGCGATATAATGAATGGTGAAATAAACTTTGCAACAGATATCAATGGCCATAAGGTTTGTAAATTTGAGGATGACAAAATTGCAGTGACTATTGTCCTTAAAAAAGATTACTCTGATGTTGAAGCTAAGCTCCGAGATGTTGATATACTCAAAGACATCGAAAAAGCCTTAGAATCAGTCACTGTAACTGATGAATTTAAAGAACTAGTAGATAGTTATGGTTATCTATCCATTGACAAAATTGAAGGTTAAATCAATTTACAATTGATTTGAACATTTGATTTACACTTAATTTTTTTTATTTATTTTCGTAATATTTATGAACACCTAATTTTATTTATGTGATATTATACTGGTTTATGTACTCTAAATTCCGATGAACAGTAAATCATCCCCAAAATGGCAATAATTTTTTATTACAATAATTTCTTAGGAGAGAAAGTACTGTTTTTCAGAGGTAAAAAACTACTAATTATATATTGTATGATGGAAAAGGTATGGCATAACCATTAAAAATTCAAAAATATCTATAAAGTAATTTCAAGTCAGGAGCCTAAAAATATGATTAAAGACATTTACGAACGTTCTTTAGCGGGAGAGATCACCAGGGATGATGCACATAAGCTGGTAAACTCCAATCCTTTTGAGTTATTCGACACTGCAGACCAGTTAAGACAGGAAATAGTGGGTGATGAAGTTACCTTTGTGGCTAACCGTAACATTGACATCACTGATCACTGTATCATTGGTTGTACATTCTGTTCCTTCAGAAATAATATAGGATATGAACTAACCACTGAAGAAGTTTTAACCAGCATTAAAGAAGCCGTTGATGTAAATGCCAGTGAAATCTGTCTTTTTGGTGGTGTAATGCCCCACATGACTGTTGAATATTACTGCGATCTTTTCGAAGCAATTAAAGAAAATTATGATATCATGCTTCACAGTATGTCTCCAGTGGAAGTTTTCCATGCTGCCAAGGCATCTGAAGTGAGCACCCAGGAGGCACTGACTTCATTTAAAAGTGCAGGACTGGATAGTTTAACTGGTGCTTCAGCTGAGATACTGGTGGACAGTGTACGGGCCAAACTCTGCCCTAACAAGGTTTCAACACAGGAATGGGCTGATATCATTACTGAAGCTCACAATTTAGGGATTCCCAGCACATCCACCATTATGTACGGTAGTATAGAAACCTGGGAAGACCGTATAGAACACTTAATGATACTAAGAGATATTCAGCGTGAAACCGGTGGCTTCACTGAACTGGTACCAATGACCTTCCTGGGAAAAAACAACATCATGGGACAGCAGTCCAATGGTGCCAGTGGTCTGGATGATCTGAAATTACACGCAATTGCCCGGATAATTCTGGGAAGGGATATTCCCAATATTCAGGCATCATGGATTAAAATCGGTACCAGAATGGCACAGATGGCCCTCTGCTGTGGTGCTAATGACCTGGGCGGCACTATGATGGAGGATCTCATCTCCATTGCTGCTGGTTCATCCCATGGTGAATATTTATCCAGAGAACAGATGCATGCCACTATTGAAGGTGTAGGTCGTATCCCTGTGGAAAGGAATACATTGTATGAAAGAGTGAATTAAAATATCACCTACAATACATTATTTTTTTGAAAAACACATTTTTTATATACTTACTTTTTTTTGATCTGATTATTTTTTTAAGTTATTTTTAACCTATTCTAACCTATTTTCTAACTTATTTTAAGTCTACATTTTTTTATAAAAAATAATTAAATCAGCAGTTAGGGGCATTGTACTGCTGATCGGAGATTTTTAAAGTATTGCTTCATTACTTGCTTCTTTATTAAGCATTACTTGCTATAACGGTTACCGAAGAATCATCATGACTGGTGGCATAGTAACGGTTTGAATAACCATTACCTTTGTAGTCATAGTCAACCCAGCTACTACCATCCCATATCTCAACGGAACGGTGGTTTGCAGAATAACTGTTTGAGTACTGGATTATTCTTGCTGTGTAACCTTCCGATATTAATTGATTGTACAGGATGTTACTGTTTTCCCAACAATCACCGGTTCCTTTTCCACTGCTCCATCCATCAGTACCTGATGTGTAACCAGTGGAGTAAGAACTACTAGAACTACCTGAGCTACTTGAGCTACTGGAACTACCTGAGCTACTGGAACTACCTGAATTGGAGCTACTCAAGCTACTTGAACTAGCAGAAGATGATTTGTTTCCATTATACACAGCTTTATTTGAGTTGTAGTTAGTTTCACTGTTTGTTGAATGGGAATAATCACTTTTATCTCCAATTTTGAGTTTTCCAGTGGATATAGCCTTCATGTAGTGAAGGGAAATATTTCCAACAATACCGTCTTGTTTTATCCCAACATATCCCTGGAAATCTTTAACAGCTTGTTCAGTGTAGTTACCAAACTCACCATCAATGGCACCAGTGTAGAATCCCTGGTTCTTAAGCCATTTCTGTACTTGGGTAACATTATCTCCAGTCATTCCTAATGTCAAATTTTGATCTGTACTGGCATTAGTCACGATGGTACTTCCACTATCTGTACTTTCTGCAGCTCCCACAGCAGGGATGGCTACAAAAAGTGCACACATAACAATCATTATTGTCTGTGTGAATTTTCGCCTAATTATATCGCCTCCTTGTCCCAAACCTTAAAAGAAGTGATTTGGGACTGGTTAACACACACCATTCATTGATCATCTTATTTAAAGATTTCGGTTTATTTTTATTATTAAAGCGATATCTAAGCTTATTTTTTTAAAGTAAGACCATTTAGAAGTTTTATTATTGTCATTAATTGAAAGAGAACAATTTATGCTTAATTTAGAAAAATATTCTTGAAATAGGACTAAATTCATAAAATATTAATTCATATTCACGCATATTAAGAATACTCAGCATTACATTCTTATTTTGATCCTAACTAATCAAAGCACTGGAACCCCATTAGCATTTCCACCTTTTTGAAGTAAAATAAATTCATATTGAGTTTATAATTTTAATTTAAAGTGTTTAAATCTCTTAATTAAGAATTTATAAAATATTGTTGATTATAAATGGATTTACATGAATATAAATTGTAATTGATTATTATTTTTTTACGTATCTATATTTTTGTTATAATCTAACACCAGATTTACTAAAGTTAATTGAATTATTGATTAAAAATAATCAATAAAAAATTAGATCGATATAAAATCAACGAGCCCCAAAAATTTTGTACTTAATAAAATTAAAAAAATAGTAAAAATTAAAATAGTAAAA
This window of the Methanobacterium formicicum DSM 3637 genome carries:
- a CDS encoding DUF2769 domain-containing protein; translated protein: MGRIEFSMENINQCLCGKCAVQIESQCVKDKQKIMLLITQQDLDSPMRMDAERVPGVYCSTGKAICKDIDTKKVCKCNECYVWKEYTLKDSLPGRYFCRDGKANK
- a CDS encoding MBL fold metallo-hydrolase, producing MNIAPGIEILELSMKLTGPETVVYPTLLWDEDTVILVDAGGPGSLENIKNSMKKAGVPFEKLDKIIITHQDIDHIGGVKEIINELPGVEVLSHPLDKPYIQGEKKLVRLNSRFMERINHLNPDEKEKVLEIFSTTNAEVNRTLSDGEKLDCCGGITVIHTPGHTPGHICLYCEAGNTLIAGDAMNIADGQLTGPNPQILNDEEFKQAVKSLKKFEDLDVEYVITYHGGLYTGDFHSRIEEITGEV
- the cofH gene encoding 5-amino-6-(D-ribitylamino)uracil--L-tyrosine 4-hydroxyphenyl transferase CofH, with the protein product MIKDIYERSLAGEITRDDAHKLVNSNPFELFDTADQLRQEIVGDEVTFVANRNIDITDHCIIGCTFCSFRNNIGYELTTEEVLTSIKEAVDVNASEICLFGGVMPHMTVEYYCDLFEAIKENYDIMLHSMSPVEVFHAAKASEVSTQEALTSFKSAGLDSLTGASAEILVDSVRAKLCPNKVSTQEWADIITEAHNLGIPSTSTIMYGSIETWEDRIEHLMILRDIQRETGGFTELVPMTFLGKNNIMGQQSNGASGLDDLKLHAIARIILGRDIPNIQASWIKIGTRMAQMALCCGANDLGGTMMEDLISIAAGSSHGEYLSREQMHATIEGVGRIPVERNTLYERVN
- a CDS encoding sulfite exporter TauE/SafE family protein; amino-acid sequence: MIDFSQIFIPIFGFLIGLLVSTLGGGGGGLYVPVLTLVFGIPTQVAVATSLASVLPTTAVGAFSHYREGNVDLRIGIILGAGGVAGTLIGAYLANLIPSDMLRRFLGVFMLLMMIPMLRSFIKRHKNQEEEVKKETSSKNDPVVLTRPRQFLASLFGVASGLLAGIFGISGTPPVSAGLYSLGLPAMTVVGTTVFVLIFNSLTGIGGYFLLGRLDITLIILLAGGAAVGAFIGPKLLKKINPQTFEKIYVPVILTISLVMGLAMILA
- a CDS encoding AbrB/MazE/SpoVT family DNA-binding domain-containing protein, translating into MGSYMDNHLFGKVKVGERGQIVIPKEARDKFNIKPGDNLVVFGKEKNEKLVLLKEELMREYALKILDDLEIE
- a CDS encoding peptidoglycan-binding protein; the encoded protein is MIVMCALFVAIPAVGAAESTDSGSTIVTNASTDQNLTLGMTGDNVTQVQKWLKNQGFYTGAIDGEFGNYTEQAVKDFQGYVGIKQDGIVGNISLHYMKAISTGKLKIGDKSDYSHSTNSETNYNSNKAVYNGNKSSSASSSSLSSSNSGSSSSSGSSSSSSSSGSSSSSYSTGYTSGTDGWSSGKGTGDCWENSNILYNQLISEGYTARIIQYSNSYSANHRSVEIWDGSSWVDYDYKGNGYSNRYYATSHDDSSVTVIASNA